DNA from Acidimicrobiia bacterium:
CCGGCGCGGAGCTGCCCGTGATCGCGTTGCCACCGGCGTCCTCGACCGTGACGACGGGCTGCGTGCCGAGCGCCGTCCCACCGGTCGAGCCCGAAGGCTGCGTCGTGAAGGCGAGCTGCGACGCGGCGCCGGTCGACACGGTGATCGTCGTGCTGACCGCGGTCGTGAGCGAGCCGTCGGTCGCGGTGAGCGTGTACGTACCGGAGTGGTCGATCTTGCAGCCCGCGAACGTCGCGACACCTGCGACCGCGCCGACCGGGTTCGTGGTGCACGAGAGCGTCGCACCACCGGCCGATGTGAGCGCGAGGGTGACGTTGCTCTCGTCGGCGACGATGCGGTGACCGTTCGTGTCCTCGACCGTCACGACCGGCTGGGTCGCGAATGCCGCGCCGCCGGACGCCGTCGCGCTGGGCTCGACGGTGAGCGCGAGCTTCGCGGCCGCGCCCGTGATGTCGACGCTGTCACTGACGGCCGACGTCAGCGATCCGTCGGTCGCGGTGAGCGTGTACGCGCCCGCGTTGTCGATCGCGCAACCGGCGAACGTCGCGACACCCGCGACCGCGGTCTTCGGGTTCGTGGTACAGGTCAGCGTCGCGCCGGCCGGGGTCGTCAGCGCGAGTGTGACCGCGCTCGTGTTGCCGGTGACGGTGTTGCCGCCCGCGTCGACGATCCGGACGACAGGCTGGTCTCCGAGCGCGACGCCGTGGACGGCACCACTCGGCTCGGAGGAATAGCGCAGCGCGACGGCCTCACCGACGGAGATCGTGTTCGGCTCGCTCACCGCGTGACTGAGCGAGCCATCGGACGCGCCGAGCGTGAAGCTGCCCGTGTGGTCGATCTCGCAGCCGGAGAACGTCGCGACGCCGTTCACCGCGGCGACCGAAAGGTCGTCGCAGGACAGGGTCGCCGACGGGCTCGCCGGGCCGAAGCCGGCAAGCGACAGCGTGACGATGCTCGAGTCGCTGCTGACGAGGTTGCCGTGCGCGTCCTGGATCTCGACGACCGGTTGCGTCGCGAACGGGACGCCGCCCGTCGCGTCGCTCGGCTGCGAGAGGAAGGCGAGCTTCTTGGCCGAGCCGGTCGCGTTCGACGCGGCCATGCCGACGACGCTCGTCAGACCCTGGTTGCCCGCGGAACCGAAGAAGTGCGCGTCACCGAACGAGAAGACGCCACCGTCGCGAGCGACGAACCAGTAACCGGCGCCCGAGCGCGTCGGAGCCATGCCGACGATCGGCTGCGCGAGATGGACTGCGCCGGTCGAGCCGTGGAACGTCGCGTCGCCGAAGCTGAAGACGCCACCGTCGGACGCGACCATCCAGTAGCCGCTGCCCGAGTGGGACGCGGCCATGCCGACGATCGGCTGGTTGAGGTGCATCGCGCCGGTGGAGCCGTGGAACGTCGCGTCGCCGAACGAGAAGACGCCGCCGTCGCGGGCGACGAGCCAGTAGCCGTTTCCGGAAGGCGTCGCGGCCATGCCGACGATCGGCTGGTTGAGATGCATCGCGCCGGTCGAGCCGTGGAACTTCGCGTCGCCGAACGAGAAGATGCCGCCGTCGGACGCGACCATCCAGTAGCCGTGGCCTGACGGCGTCGACGCGATTCCGACGATGGGCTGCGCGAGGTGGATGGCACCCGTCGATCCTCGGAACCCGGCGTCGCCGAACGAGAAGATCCCGCCGTCGGATCCGACCATCCAGTAGCCCTGGCCCGACGGGGTCGGCGCCATGCCGACGATCGGCCGCGCCAGGCTCGCCGCGGATCCGTGGTCGCCGGCGCTGCCGTTCGAGTAGACGCTGCCGTTCGACCCGACGAGCCAGTAGCCGAGCGTCGGCAACGGCACGTTCTGCGGGATCGCCGACACCGCGCTCGCGTGCGCCACCGGGTGGGCGACGGCCGGACGGGCGACGTTTGCACCCGCGGCGGTCGGCGCGACCGCCGGGAGGATCCCGGCGACGGCGGTGACAAAGGAAGCCAGCACCACGAGCGCACGGCGCGCATGCAACATGGAGATCGTCTTTCGGTCGGCGACGGCCTCGCAGAATCACGAGACGCGTGTCGACCCGGCGTTCGAGACCCGGGTCTTCACGCAAGGTGCGCCGATCGCCGTGACCGGCGCGCCACATCACCGTGACGGGAGGCCGGACGTGCCGCGCTCGAGCGCGATCACGACCCGTCGATCCGCGTGACGGCGGCCACGCGAGGCCGTCGTCAACGCATGATCAAATGCCGACCAACTCCCGCAGCCGCGGTGTCGGCTCGATGCCGAGCTCCGATTGCAGGAGACTCTGGTACCGATCGAACTGCCGCCGCGCCTCCGACTGATTGCTCTCCGCGAGGTGCACGCGAATGAGCGCGGCGTGCGCGCTCTCGCGCAGCGGCTCGGCGCGGATCGCGGCCATTGCGGCCGCGGTCGCGTCGGCGAAGCGGTGGTGCGAGACGAGCTGGTTCGCCAACGCCTCGAGGGCGTGCAGTCGAAGCTGCCGCCACTCCTCGGCCTCGTTCACGACCCACTCGTCGGTCCAACCGGGCAGCAGGTCGAAGGCGAGCGTCGAGATCGATGCGGTCGCGAGGTCGTTCTCGTTGAGCGCGTTCGGTCCGCCGAGGAGACGATGCGCGAGCGTTTGCGCGTCACGGAAGTCGACGGTGATGCCGTCGGAGAGCGTGAGATCGACGTCGGTCACCGCGACCGCGGCGCGCGCCGCGCTCGGGATACGCAAGAGCGTGGAGCGCAGGCTCGCGAGCGCGTGGCGATCGGAGACCTCGGGCCACAGCGCACCGGCGATCGCGGCGCGATGCACGACCCGGCCCCGCAACGCAAGCAGCGCGAGGAGCCGCTGGGTGCCGGCCGCGACGGGCATCGGCATCCCCGACCCGTCGGTCAGCTCGAATCGGCCGAGGAGCGAGATGCGCAATCCGTTCTGGCTCTGGCCGTTGGTCGGACGCGGTTGGTCAAGCTCCACGGAGGTGTGCTCCCCTTCGATGATCGGTCTCGGGCCGGCGCTCGGAGCGGCTCGGTGCGTCCCGTTGCCTGCCGCCGCTGCGTACAGGCGCGTGTTGCGGGGGTACCCGCGGCTTCGCGACGCGAAACGAATCCCGGTCAGCGCATGATATTTCACGGAGAGTGGTAGGGCATGCCGATGCAGGTTTCCGTCCTCGGCGGATTCGATTTCGCCGTGGCCGACGGCTCGCGCCCCCCGCTCGCGGCGGGGGCCCGGCGCCTGCTCGCGTACCTGGCGCTGCGGGTCGAGCCGGTTTCGCGCCGTACCGCCGCCGGCTCGCTGTGGCCCGACGCCGACGACGAGCGCGCCGCGGCCAGCCTGCGCACCGCGCTCTCACGACTCGACTCGGGCGCGCGCGACGCACTCGCGGTCGAGCACGGCACGCTCGGTCTCGCGTCCGACGTCGTCGTCGACTTCCGCGCCTCGCAGTCGCTCGCGCGTCGACTGCTCGCCGACGACGAGCGCGCGACCGATCTCGATCCCGACGCGGTCGCGGCGTTGTCGTGCGACGTCCTTCCCGACTGGTACGACGAATGGGTCGTGCCCGATGCCGAGGAATGGCGGCAGCTGCGCGTCGCCGCGCTCGAAGCGCTCGCCGCACGGCTGCTCGCGACGGGTCGCTTCGCGCACGCGATGCTCGCGGCGGTGTCGGCCGTGCACGTCGAACCGTTGCGCGAACGCGCGAACGCGACCGTCATCCGCGTGCACCTCGCCGAAGGCAATCGCGCCGACGCACTGTGCGAGTTCCGTCGCTACCGCGCGCTCGTGCAGCGCGAGCTCGGTGTCGAGCCGACCGACACGCTCTACGAGCTCGTCGGCGTCTCCCCCGCGGCGACGCGCCGGCGCGGCGACGGTCACGTGCCGACGCCGAAGTGGGACGAGGTCCGCGACGTTCACGCGCGCGTCGCAGATCTGCGAGGAACGAGCTCCCGCGGAAAGGAGTCGGCGCGTGAGGCGTCAGGAGCGGCGAGCGCCCGCGAGGCGGGAATCCCGCCTCGCAGCGAGTGCGACCAAGAAAGCTGACGCCGGTGTCAGCTAGCTTCTCCGCGCGCAGCAGCGACGACGCGGAGGACACGATGGGCTGGGACTTCTCGACGGACCCGGAGTACCAGGAGCAGCTCGACTGGGTCCGAGAGTTCGTGCACGACGAGATCGAGCCGCTCGACCTCGCGTTCCCGCACCACATCGTCTACGACAAGAGCCACCCCGTGCACCGCGAGGTGGTGAAGCCGCTCCAGGCGGTCGTGAAGCAGAAGGGCATGTGGGCCTGGCACCTCGACCGCGAGCTCGGCGGGACCGGCGAGGGTCAGCTCAAGCTCGCGCTGCTCAACGAGATCCTCGGCCGGTCGAGCTGGGCACCGATGGTGTTCGGCGCGCAGGCGCCCGACTCGGGCAACGCCGAGATCCTCGCGACCTACGGCACCGACGAGCAGAAGGCGAAGTACCTGCAGCCATTGCTCGACGGCGAGATCGTGTCGTGCTTCTCGATGACCGAGCCGCAGGGCGGCGCGGATCCGGGCGTCTTCGAGTGCCGCGCCGAACGCGACGGCGACGAGTACGTGATCAACGGCGAGAAGTGGTTCTCGTCGAACCTGCGCTACGCCGCGTTCGCGATCGTGATGTGCGTCACCGACCCCGACGTCCCCATCTACCAGGGTGCGTCGATGATGCTCGTGCCGACCGACTCGCCGGGTGTCAACATCGTGCGCAACGTCGGCATCGGTGGCGAGCGCCTGGGCGACGGCTCGCACGCGTACGTGCGCTACGAGAACGTGCGCGTGCCCGCCGACCACGTGCTCGGCGGCGAGGGACAGGCGTTCGTCATCGCGCAGACGCGCCTCGGCGGCGGGCGCATCCACCACGCGATGCGGTCCGTCGGCATGTGCCAGCGCGCGCTCGACATGCTCTGCGAACGCGCGCTCTCGCGCACGACGCAGGGCTCACTCCTCGCCGAAAAGCAGATGGTGCAGCAGTACGTGTCCGACTCGTGGATCCAGCTCCACCAGTTCCGGCTCCAGGTGATGCACGCGGCATGGACGTGCGAGAAGGTCGGCGGGCACCGCGCGCGTCTCGAGATCGCGGGCGTGAAGGTCGCGACCGCGAAGGTGCTCCAGGACATCGTGTGGCGCGCCATGCATCTCCACGGCTCGCTCGGCGTGTCGAACGAGATGCCGCTCATCGGCATGTGGACGATGGCGCCCGTGATGGGCATCGCCGACGGTCCGACCGAGGTGCACCAGGTGACGATCGCCCGCCAGGTGCTGAAGGGCTACAAGCCGCAGGAAGGGCTCTGGCCCCGCGAGCACCTGCCCTCGCGGGTGGCCGCGGCGCGCGAGAAGTTCGCGCATCTGCTCGACGAGCAGGCCTTTCTCTGATGGTCGCCCTCGCTGCGAGGCGGGATACCCGCCTCGCGGTCGCTCGCCGCTCCAGGCACCTCACGCGAGGAGTCGTTCCCGCGGCAAATGGTCCTGCCGAACGTTGGTGCTCAGCGACGCGGCGGTCCGGCGGAGGTGTGCGCGGTGCCCGGCGGATCGATCGCCCACGCGGGCGGCTCGCCCCAGTGGTCGCCGTACACGAGCTCGTCGATCGGACGCCGGCGCACCGGGCCGTGCTGCCCGGCGGGCTTGCCGATCGTGATCGTCGCGGCCATGAACACGTGCGCGGGGATGCCGAGCCGCGCGCGCAGCTCGTCCTCGACGAGCCCGTGCCAGAGCGTGAGCACACCGCCGTATCCGAGCGCGCGCGCCGCGAGCAGCAGGTTCTGACACGCGGGGTACACGGACGCGCCCTCGGTCGGCGTCGGCTCGCGGTAGCGCACGAGACACGGCAGCACGAGCACGGGCGCGCGCTCGAAGTCGTCGACGTACGCCTGCATCGCGCGCGCCATGCGCGCCTTGGGCGAGTCGTCGACGAGTCCGGAGCCACGGTCGTAGCCGTCGCGCTCGCGCTTCGCACCCCACGCGCGCCGCGCGGCCGCGCCGATGAGCGCCTTGACGTCGCCCGCGACCTCGCCGTCGGTGAGCACCACGAAGCGGAACGGCTGACGGTTCGAACCGCTCGGCGCGCGACTCGCCGCGAAGAGCATGGCGCGCAGTGCCGCGTCGGGGACCGCCTCGTCGGTGTAGCGGCGGATCGCGCGCGTCGTCGCGATCCCTTCGAGCAGGCCGACCGCGTCGGCGGGCAGCGCGTCGCGCGCGAGATCGTCCGTCACGTGCCGATGATCGCACGCACATCCGTGCGCCGACCCCTCCGACCTCTCCGACCGCTTGAACCGAGGAGCACCCGATGAGCGACCTCTCCGACTTCGACGGCCTGCTCGACTGGCCGCGGCTCCAGGAGTGGGTCGCCACGCAGCCGTCGTTGCCCGGGAACGGTCCGGTCACGAGCGTCGAGCAGCTCACGGGCGGGTCGCAGAACAACATCTTCCTGCTCACGCGCGACGGGGGCGGCCGGATGGTGCTGCGACGACCGCCGCGGCACCTGCGCAAGAACAGCAACGACACGATGCTGCGCGAGGCGCGCGTCCTCGGCGCGATCGCGGGGAGCGATGTTCCGCACCCCGAGATGTACGCGGCGTGCGACGACACCGACGTGATCGGCGTGTGCTTCTACGTCATGGGCGCGATCGACGGGTTCACGCCGATGGGCGCGATGCCCGGCAAGTACGGCACCGAAGTCGACTGGCGACGCGCGCTCGCGTTCGAGCTCGTCGACGGCGCCGCGAAGCTCGGCGCGGTCGACGCGAACGCGGTCGGACTCTCCGACTTCGGGAAGTCGGAGAACTGGCTCGAGCGTCAGGTGTCGCGCTGGCGGTCGCAGCTCGACGGCTACTCGCAGATGGAGGGCTACGGCGATTCGCAGCTGCCGAACGTCGGCCGCGTCGGCGACTGGCTCGAGGCGAACCGCCCGGCCGACTGTCACATCGGGATCATCCACGGCGACTATCAGTTCGCGAACGTGATGGTCGCGCACGACGCGCCGAAGCTCGCCGCGATCGTCGACTGGGAGCTGTCGACGCTCGGCGATCCGCTGCTCGACCTCGCGTGGCTCATGACCGCATGGATCGAGCCCGGCGACCCGCCGGGCAAGGCGCCGCAGCTCGAGCCGTGGGAGGGCATGCCGACGCGCGCCGAGCTCGTCGCGCGCTACGGCGAGGTGAGTGGGCGCGACGTGTCGGCGATGCCGTGGTTCTTCGTGCTCGCCTGCTACAAGCTCGGCATCCTGCTCGAGGGCACGCACGCACGTGCGTGCGCGGGGCAGGCGCCGAAGGAGATGGGCGACATGCTCCACACCTACGCGCTGTGGCTCTTCGAGACCGCGAATCAATCGCTCTGAGCTTGTTGGTCGCCTCGCTGCGCTCGCCGCTCCTGACGCCTCAGTCGCCAGGTCGGCCGTCCTGATCGACGGCTCGCGAAGCGACCCGCCCGTGCGTTTGCCTGCACACCGCGGCGCCGGGCAGGCTCCGCGCTTCGGCTCCGACGAAAGGTCGTCTCGATGATCCGGCTCAGCGTCTTCTACCCGTCGACCGACGGTGCGACGTTCGACCACGACTACTACAAGGCGACCCACGTGCCGCTCGCGGTGAAGGCGTGGAGCCTCGACGGCGCGGAGATCGACAAGGGCGTCAACGGCCCCTACGTCGCGGCCGTGCACTTCAAGTTCGCGTCGATGGATGCGCTGAATGCGGCGATGGGTTCGCCCGACACCGGTGCGGTACTGGCCGATGTTGCCAACTTCACGACGATCGCACCGGTTCTCCAAACCAGCGAAGTCGTGCAGTAGCGCCGCGAACCGGACATCGTGCGCGCGCGAACGCGCGCGCCGTCGGAAACCGCGACCTCCGCACTAGCGTCCAAGCCGCGCGCTGGCTCGGTGGGATCTGGAGGTCGTCATGACCGGTCACGTCCAACACATGCGGCGCCTCGTCGCCACGATCGCGGGCACGGCGCTCGTGACGCTCGGCGTCGCGGTCGTCAACGTGCCGGCCGCGCACGCGGTCGGCGCGACGCGCTATGTCGCGACGACGGGATCCGACGCGTCGAACTCGTGCACCGTGCAGGTGTCGCCGTGCAAGACGCTCGGTCACGCGCTCGCGGTCGCCGTCAGCGGTGACGAGATCTCGATCGCAGCGGGCACGTATCTCGAGTCCGACAATCCGGCCGGCACGAGCAACGTCGTCCCGGCGCGGCTGCACACCCTCGTGATCGAAGCGCACCACGCGCTCATCGACGCGACCAAT
Protein-coding regions in this window:
- a CDS encoding BTAD domain-containing putative transcriptional regulator produces the protein MELDQPRPTNGQSQNGLRISLLGRFELTDGSGMPMPVAAGTQRLLALLALRGRVVHRAAIAGALWPEVSDRHALASLRSTLLRIPSAARAAVAVTDVDLTLSDGITVDFRDAQTLAHRLLGGPNALNENDLATASISTLAFDLLPGWTDEWVVNEAEEWRQLRLHALEALANQLVSHHRFADATAAAMAAIRAEPLRESAHAALIRVHLAESNQSEARRQFDRYQSLLQSELGIEPTPRLRELVGI
- a CDS encoding BTAD domain-containing putative transcriptional regulator produces the protein MPMQVSVLGGFDFAVADGSRPPLAAGARRLLAYLALRVEPVSRRTAAGSLWPDADDERAAASLRTALSRLDSGARDALAVEHGTLGLASDVVVDFRASQSLARRLLADDERATDLDPDAVAALSCDVLPDWYDEWVVPDAEEWRQLRVAALEALAARLLATGRFAHAMLAAVSAVHVEPLRERANATVIRVHLAEGNRADALCEFRRYRALVQRELGVEPTDTLYELVGVSPAATRRRGDGHVPTPKWDEVRDVHARVADLRGTSSRGKESAREASGAASAREAGIPPRSECDQES
- a CDS encoding acyl-CoA dehydrogenase family protein; this translates as MGWDFSTDPEYQEQLDWVREFVHDEIEPLDLAFPHHIVYDKSHPVHREVVKPLQAVVKQKGMWAWHLDRELGGTGEGQLKLALLNEILGRSSWAPMVFGAQAPDSGNAEILATYGTDEQKAKYLQPLLDGEIVSCFSMTEPQGGADPGVFECRAERDGDEYVINGEKWFSSNLRYAAFAIVMCVTDPDVPIYQGASMMLVPTDSPGVNIVRNVGIGGERLGDGSHAYVRYENVRVPADHVLGGEGQAFVIAQTRLGGGRIHHAMRSVGMCQRALDMLCERALSRTTQGSLLAEKQMVQQYVSDSWIQLHQFRLQVMHAAWTCEKVGGHRARLEIAGVKVATAKVLQDIVWRAMHLHGSLGVSNEMPLIGMWTMAPVMGIADGPTEVHQVTIARQVLKGYKPQEGLWPREHLPSRVAAAREKFAHLLDEQAFL
- a CDS encoding nitroreductase family protein, encoding MTDDLARDALPADAVGLLEGIATTRAIRRYTDEAVPDAALRAMLFAASRAPSGSNRQPFRFVVLTDGEVAGDVKALIGAAARRAWGAKRERDGYDRGSGLVDDSPKARMARAMQAYVDDFERAPVLVLPCLVRYREPTPTEGASVYPACQNLLLAARALGYGGVLTLWHGLVEDELRARLGIPAHVFMAATITIGKPAGQHGPVRRRPIDELVYGDHWGEPPAWAIDPPGTAHTSAGPPRR
- a CDS encoding phosphotransferase family protein — translated: MSDLSDFDGLLDWPRLQEWVATQPSLPGNGPVTSVEQLTGGSQNNIFLLTRDGGGRMVLRRPPRHLRKNSNDTMLREARVLGAIAGSDVPHPEMYAACDDTDVIGVCFYVMGAIDGFTPMGAMPGKYGTEVDWRRALAFELVDGAAKLGAVDANAVGLSDFGKSENWLERQVSRWRSQLDGYSQMEGYGDSQLPNVGRVGDWLEANRPADCHIGIIHGDYQFANVMVAHDAPKLAAIVDWELSTLGDPLLDLAWLMTAWIEPGDPPGKAPQLEPWEGMPTRAELVARYGEVSGRDVSAMPWFFVLACYKLGILLEGTHARACAGQAPKEMGDMLHTYALWLFETANQSL
- a CDS encoding EthD family reductase, with product MIRLSVFYPSTDGATFDHDYYKATHVPLAVKAWSLDGAEIDKGVNGPYVAAVHFKFASMDALNAAMGSPDTGAVLADVANFTTIAPVLQTSEVVQ